The following proteins are co-located in the Streptomyces sp. NBC_00435 genome:
- a CDS encoding DUF5941 domain-containing protein, with product MPTVILTGLPVPGSALADELRSLGFDVRPAATPPDTAAALALVPADQRVAVVDSEFVGHVHALRLALTDPRFDACAVTGAFAVQPGARAALDRAAALDASAPVGNGPYPDRLAAAAEAAGTPVHRPELGTLVAAVPRTAAERDTVAAAVGAVDDEAARLRTAVKSRDGFFTTFFISPYSRYIARWCARRGLTPNQVTTASLITALIAAGFAATGDRWGYVAAGVLLLVSFVLDCTDGQLARYSLQYSTMGAWLDATFDRAKEYSFYAGLALGAARNGDDVWALALGSMILMTCRHVVDFAFNEANHDAMANTSPTAALSDKLDSVGWTVWVRRMIILPIGERWAMIAVLTAVTTPRIVFYALLAGCAFGALYTTAGRVLRSLTRKATRTDRAAQALADLADSGPLAELAARVTGRPAPSLRLLFAVLGSALVVSAAWIEPFGSWKVVSAALLYAVLSGSVVSRPLKGALDWLVPPLFRAAEYLTVMGLAVRADVPGALPAAFGLVAAVAYHHYDTVYRIRGGTGAPPHWLVRTTGGHEGRVLLTAVLASVLASRAVDFPVALTALAVFVALVVLVESIRFWVSSGAPAVHDEGEPA from the coding sequence CTGCCGACCGTCATCCTTACCGGCCTGCCGGTGCCCGGATCAGCGCTCGCCGACGAGCTGCGCTCCCTCGGCTTCGACGTCCGCCCCGCCGCCACCCCGCCGGACACCGCCGCCGCGCTGGCGCTCGTACCCGCCGACCAGCGGGTGGCCGTCGTGGACAGCGAGTTCGTCGGGCACGTGCACGCACTGCGCCTCGCGCTGACCGACCCGCGGTTCGACGCCTGCGCCGTCACCGGGGCATTCGCCGTCCAGCCCGGCGCACGCGCGGCCCTGGACCGGGCCGCCGCGCTCGACGCGTCCGCCCCCGTGGGCAACGGCCCGTACCCCGACCGGCTCGCCGCCGCCGCCGAGGCGGCCGGCACCCCCGTCCACCGCCCCGAGCTGGGCACCCTCGTCGCCGCCGTCCCCCGGACCGCCGCCGAGCGCGACACGGTGGCCGCCGCGGTGGGCGCCGTCGACGACGAGGCCGCACGGCTGCGCACCGCCGTGAAGTCCCGCGACGGGTTCTTCACCACCTTCTTCATCAGCCCGTACTCGCGCTACATCGCCCGCTGGTGCGCGCGCCGCGGCCTGACCCCCAACCAGGTCACCACTGCCTCGCTGATCACCGCGCTGATCGCGGCCGGCTTCGCCGCCACCGGTGACCGCTGGGGCTACGTGGCGGCCGGTGTGCTGCTCCTCGTCTCCTTCGTACTGGACTGCACGGACGGGCAGCTCGCCCGCTACTCGCTCCAGTACTCGACGATGGGCGCCTGGCTCGACGCCACCTTCGACCGCGCGAAGGAGTACTCCTTCTACGCGGGCCTCGCGCTCGGCGCGGCCAGGAACGGGGACGACGTCTGGGCCCTGGCCCTGGGGTCCATGATCCTGATGACCTGCCGCCACGTCGTGGACTTCGCCTTCAACGAGGCCAACCACGACGCCATGGCCAATACGAGCCCCACCGCGGCCCTGTCCGACAAGCTCGACAGCGTCGGCTGGACGGTCTGGGTGCGGCGCATGATCATCCTCCCGATCGGTGAGCGCTGGGCCATGATCGCGGTGCTGACCGCCGTGACCACCCCCCGGATCGTCTTCTACGCCCTGCTCGCCGGCTGCGCCTTCGGCGCGCTCTACACCACCGCCGGCCGGGTCCTGCGCTCCCTGACCCGCAAGGCGACCCGTACCGACAGGGCCGCCCAGGCCCTCGCCGACCTCGCCGACTCGGGTCCCCTCGCCGAGCTGGCCGCCCGCGTCACGGGCCGCCCGGCGCCGTCGCTGCGCCTGCTCTTCGCCGTGCTCGGCTCGGCCCTGGTGGTCTCGGCCGCCTGGATCGAGCCGTTCGGCTCCTGGAAGGTCGTCTCCGCCGCACTGCTCTACGCCGTGCTCAGCGGCAGCGTGGTCTCGCGGCCGCTCAAGGGCGCACTCGACTGGCTGGTCCCGCCGCTGTTCCGGGCCGCCGAATACCTCACGGTCATGGGGCTCGCCGTCAGGGCGGACGTCCCCGGGGCCCTTCCGGCGGCATTCGGACTGGTCGCGGCGGTCGCCTACCATCACTACGACACGGTCTACCGCATCCGCGGTGGCACCGGCGCGCCCCCGCACTGGCTGGTGCGGACGACCGGCGGGCACGAGGGCCGGGTGCTGCTGACCGCGGTCCTGGCCTCCGTCCTGGCGTCGCGCGCCGTGGACTTCCCCGTCGCGCTCACGGCCCTGGCCGTGTTCGTGGCACTCGTGGTGCTCGTGGAGAGCATCCGCTTCTGGGTTTCCTCCGGGGCACCCGCCGTACATGACGAAGGAGAACCAGCATGA
- a CDS encoding phosphocholine cytidylyltransferase family protein encodes MIGLVLAAGAGRRLRPYTDTLPKALVPVGPEGDEESITVLDLTLGNFAEVGLTEVAVVVGYRKEAVYERREALEAKYGVKITLIDNDKAEEWNNAYSLWCAREVLKQGVILANGDTVHPVSVEKTLLAARGNGQKIILALDTVKQLADEEMKVIVDGDKGVQRITKLMDPATATGEYIGVTLIEPEAAEALAEALKTTFERDPDLYYEDGYQQLVNDGFTIDVAPIGDVKWVEIDNHDDLAKGRTIACQY; translated from the coding sequence ATGATCGGCCTCGTCCTCGCTGCCGGTGCCGGACGCCGCCTGCGTCCCTACACCGACACCCTGCCCAAGGCCCTCGTGCCCGTCGGCCCCGAAGGCGACGAGGAGAGCATCACGGTCCTCGACCTGACGCTCGGCAACTTCGCCGAGGTCGGTCTGACCGAGGTCGCCGTCGTCGTCGGCTACCGCAAGGAAGCCGTGTACGAGCGCCGGGAGGCGCTGGAGGCCAAGTACGGCGTCAAGATCACGCTGATCGACAACGACAAGGCCGAGGAGTGGAACAACGCCTACTCCCTGTGGTGCGCGCGTGAGGTCCTCAAGCAGGGTGTGATCCTCGCCAACGGCGACACCGTCCACCCCGTCTCGGTCGAGAAGACCCTCCTCGCCGCCCGCGGCAACGGCCAGAAGATCATCCTCGCCCTCGACACGGTCAAGCAGCTGGCCGACGAGGAGATGAAGGTCATCGTCGACGGTGACAAGGGCGTCCAGCGGATCACCAAGCTGATGGACCCGGCCACCGCCACCGGCGAGTACATCGGCGTCACCCTGATCGAGCCGGAGGCCGCCGAGGCGCTGGCCGAGGCCCTGAAGACCACCTTCGAGCGCGACCCCGACCTCTACTACGAGGACGGTTACCAGCAGCTCGTCAACGACGGCTTCACCATCGACGTGGCTCCCATCGGTGACGTCAAGTGGGTCGAGATCGACAACCACGACGACCTCGCCAAGGGCCGGACGATCGCATGCCAGTACTGA